A single window of Synechococcus sp. CBW1004 DNA harbors:
- the istB gene encoding IS21-like element helper ATPase IstB, with amino-acid sequence MPRPQAAEAALPILLRQLRLARIRSHSQSIASQAETEGWSHSQFLYSLCEQEVEQRQQARQQRLLRSAQLPWSKALADYDHSGRIEAGPWQELEGLTHQSEWLQRGENVLLFGPSGVGKTHLAIGIVLAQIALDQPCRFYPATALVQELQKARADYNLPQALERLDRYPLLLIDDIGYVRRDEQESSVLFELICHRYERRSLLISANQPFTAWDEIFPSSSMTVAAVDRLVHHCHIVEIGGDSHRRADAERRAGRRRKEQG; translated from the coding sequence GTGCCAAGGCCCCAGGCAGCGGAGGCCGCCCTGCCGATCCTGTTGCGGCAGCTGCGGCTGGCACGGATCCGCTCCCACTCGCAGAGCATCGCCTCGCAAGCTGAGACCGAGGGCTGGAGCCACAGCCAATTTCTCTATTCCCTCTGCGAGCAGGAGGTGGAGCAGCGCCAGCAGGCCCGCCAGCAACGGCTGCTGCGTTCGGCCCAGCTGCCCTGGAGCAAGGCGCTCGCGGACTATGACCACAGCGGCAGAATCGAGGCCGGCCCATGGCAGGAGCTGGAGGGGCTGACCCACCAGAGCGAATGGCTGCAGCGGGGTGAGAACGTGCTGTTGTTCGGCCCCAGCGGCGTCGGCAAGACCCATCTGGCGATCGGCATCGTCCTGGCGCAGATTGCGTTGGATCAGCCCTGCCGCTTTTACCCAGCCACGGCACTGGTGCAGGAGCTGCAGAAGGCCCGCGCCGACTACAACCTGCCGCAGGCACTGGAGCGGCTGGATCGCTACCCGCTGCTGCTGATCGATGACATCGGCTATGTGCGGCGCGATGAGCAGGAGAGCAGTGTGCTGTTTGAGCTGATCTGCCACCGCTACGAGCGCCGATCGCTGCTGATCAGCGCCAATCAGCCGTTCACGGCCTGGGATGAGATCTTCCCCAGCAGCTCGATGACCGTCGCGGCGGTGGATCGGCTGGTGCATCACTGCCACATCGTCGAGATCGGCGGCGACAGCCACCGCCGCGCCGATGCCGAACGCCGCGCAGGGAGGCGGCGCAAGGAGCAGGGATAG
- a CDS encoding DoxX family protein has protein sequence MSTSTLLELFGGFAAACFALWFVAVGMPSASFAPRALFTAVAPALKAYLQRPGRLASVGLLLLRLTIGALMIHHGQEKLADPQQFADTYVASLHLPFPVFFAYAAGFSELIGSWLVILGLMTPLGALALSGTMTVAAYQHISTAGFNIYVLELVLLYLGGSLALLCNGPGRFSFDAGIVPALLDDLSESAASEAGDLSVEAGELRALPIQVIPGSQR, from the coding sequence GTGTCCACGTCCACCCTGCTCGAGTTGTTCGGGGGCTTCGCGGCCGCCTGCTTCGCCCTCTGGTTCGTCGCCGTGGGCATGCCCTCGGCCAGCTTCGCGCCTCGGGCCCTGTTCACGGCCGTGGCTCCCGCACTGAAGGCCTATCTGCAGCGCCCCGGACGCCTGGCGTCGGTTGGCCTGCTGCTGCTGCGGCTCACCATCGGCGCTCTGATGATTCACCACGGCCAGGAGAAGCTCGCCGATCCCCAGCAGTTTGCCGACACCTATGTGGCGTCGCTGCACCTGCCGTTCCCGGTGTTCTTTGCCTACGCCGCTGGTTTTTCAGAGCTGATCGGCAGCTGGCTGGTGATCCTGGGCCTGATGACCCCCCTCGGTGCCCTGGCCCTCAGCGGCACGATGACCGTTGCGGCCTACCAGCACATCTCCACCGCCGGCTTCAACATCTACGTGCTCGAGCTGGTGCTGCTGTATCTGGGCGGCAGCCTCGCCCTGCTGTGCAACGGCCCCGGCCGCTTCTCCTTCGATGCCGGCATCGTCCCTGCCTTGCTCGATGACCTCAGCGAGTCCGCTGCATCAGAGGCGGGTGACCTCTCAGTGGAGGCCGGCGAACTGCGCGCCCTCCCCATCCAGGTCATTCCAGGTTCCCAGAGGTGA
- a CDS encoding IS66 family transposase, with amino-acid sequence MTTPPAGISEADWASTPVGVRAGFLEVLAQLQRQQQENDQLRAQLTDLATELASLRERIGRNSRNSSKPPSSDGTGFKPPTRCKGTGRKRGGQQGHPGAGPELLPIARVDEVLEHHPDACRRCGTLLQGEDAEPLRHQVIEIPPISPVVIEHRLHRLVCPCCSTSTCAELPADVEPSRYGPRLSGLVGLLGSAFPLSFGRTQALLDQLLGVEISRGAIATIRARLSAALQQAVEEALEVARQQPVAYVDETGAPTGNADGCNPAGRRGWQWVMVTPLVTVFLQGLSRSSAAAMELLGHTFAGIVVSDRFSAYNHLPVEQRQLCWAHLIRDLAAIAERQGASREIGAQMLALQQHLFAHWHQWKSGAIDRPQLLHRCHPLRLAFEATLQRVVDLGCERGEQTPWAQTVRTCRQLLQRKQALWTFLQTPGIEPTNNAAERALRQSVIHRKISHGVQSSGGAICRSRLLTVTATLRQQGRDVWQFLEQAWIAHRLGGVMPSLVPDR; translated from the coding sequence ATGACCACCCCTCCGGCCGGGATTTCAGAAGCGGACTGGGCTTCCACTCCGGTGGGCGTGAGGGCTGGCTTCCTTGAGGTTCTTGCACAGCTCCAGAGACAACAGCAGGAGAACGACCAGCTCCGAGCGCAGCTCACCGACCTGGCGACGGAACTGGCCAGCCTGCGCGAGCGGATCGGCCGCAACTCCCGCAACTCCTCCAAGCCGCCCTCCAGTGACGGCACGGGTTTTAAGCCGCCCACCCGCTGCAAAGGCACTGGTCGCAAGCGGGGTGGTCAGCAGGGGCACCCGGGAGCAGGGCCGGAGCTGCTGCCGATCGCGCGTGTGGATGAGGTGCTCGAGCACCACCCGGACGCCTGCCGCCGCTGCGGCACCCTGCTACAGGGGGAGGATGCGGAGCCGCTGCGCCATCAGGTGATCGAGATTCCACCGATCAGCCCGGTGGTGATCGAACACCGTCTGCACCGTCTGGTCTGCCCCTGCTGCTCCACCAGCACCTGCGCCGAGCTGCCGGCGGATGTGGAGCCCAGCCGCTACGGCCCACGCCTGAGCGGCCTGGTGGGACTGCTGGGCAGCGCCTTTCCCCTGAGTTTCGGCCGAACCCAGGCGCTGCTGGATCAGCTGCTGGGTGTGGAAATCAGCCGCGGCGCTATCGCCACCATCCGGGCACGTCTGAGCGCAGCCCTGCAGCAGGCGGTGGAGGAAGCCCTGGAGGTGGCCCGGCAGCAGCCGGTGGCCTACGTGGATGAAACCGGCGCCCCCACCGGCAACGCCGACGGTTGTAATCCTGCTGGCAGGCGCGGCTGGCAGTGGGTCATGGTCACACCACTGGTTACGGTGTTCCTGCAGGGCCTGAGCCGCTCAAGTGCAGCGGCAATGGAGCTTCTGGGCCATACCTTTGCAGGGATCGTGGTGAGTGATCGCTTCTCGGCCTACAACCACCTGCCCGTGGAGCAGCGGCAGCTGTGCTGGGCCCACCTGATCCGGGATCTGGCGGCCATCGCTGAACGCCAGGGCGCCAGCAGGGAGATCGGAGCCCAGATGCTGGCTCTGCAGCAGCATCTGTTCGCTCACTGGCACCAGTGGAAGAGCGGAGCGATCGACCGGCCCCAGCTCCTGCATCGATGCCACCCCCTCCGCTTGGCGTTCGAGGCCACGCTGCAGCGGGTGGTGGATCTGGGCTGTGAGCGGGGCGAGCAAACGCCCTGGGCCCAGACGGTGCGAACCTGTCGCCAGTTGCTGCAGCGCAAGCAGGCGCTCTGGACTTTTCTGCAAACGCCAGGGATCGAGCCCACCAACAACGCTGCCGAGCGGGCACTGCGGCAATCGGTGATTCACCGCAAGATCAGCCATGGCGTCCAGTCCTCCGGCGGCGCCATCTGCCGCAGCCGGTTGCTCACCGTCACCGCCACCCTGCGGCAGCAGGGCCGCGATGTCTGGCAATTCCTGGAGCAGGCCTGGATTGCCCATCGCCTCGGCGGCGTGATGCCATCGCTGGTGCCGGATCGCTGA
- a CDS encoding IS5 family transposase, whose translation MRLAADGGPLQLGFTDYEQTYAKKKTRRQRFLDEMEATVPWDPFLALISPVYHRPSAKGGRPPFPLEVMLRIHLLQQWFTLSDPLMEEMLIETPCFRRFAGIDMVEDRIPDETTILNFRHLLEENRIAEQILETVNQSLREKGVMLKEGTILDATIINAPSSTKNKTGERDPEMHSVAKGNQWFFGMRCHIGVDAASGLVHSVVSTAANVHELNTAPDRVHGEERVIYGDSGHIGIEKREAFKDCEAEMRIAMKPGQRRVLPDTPEGRLLDLMEAAKAHVRAKVEHPFRIIKCQFGFRKVFYRGIRKNNLKLTMLFALANLWMVRERCPSTA comes from the coding sequence ATGAGACTGGCAGCGGATGGCGGCCCCCTCCAGTTGGGTTTCACGGACTACGAGCAGACCTACGCCAAGAAGAAAACGCGCCGGCAGCGCTTCCTCGATGAGATGGAAGCCACAGTGCCCTGGGATCCTTTCCTGGCCTTGATTTCGCCTGTGTACCACAGGCCTTCTGCCAAGGGCGGGCGCCCACCGTTTCCGCTGGAGGTGATGCTGCGCATCCACCTGCTGCAGCAGTGGTTCACGCTTTCCGATCCCTTGATGGAGGAGATGCTGATCGAGACCCCCTGCTTCCGCCGCTTTGCTGGGATCGACATGGTTGAGGACCGGATCCCTGACGAGACGACGATCCTGAACTTCCGCCACCTCCTGGAAGAGAATCGGATAGCAGAGCAGATCCTGGAGACGGTGAACCAGAGCCTGCGGGAGAAGGGCGTGATGCTTAAGGAGGGTACGATCCTCGATGCCACAATCATCAACGCTCCCAGTTCAACCAAGAACAAGACGGGCGAGCGGGATCCTGAAATGCACTCGGTGGCCAAAGGCAACCAGTGGTTCTTTGGGATGCGGTGCCACATCGGTGTGGATGCAGCCTCGGGTCTGGTCCATTCCGTGGTGAGCACGGCTGCCAACGTCCATGAGCTGAACACGGCACCCGATCGCGTCCATGGCGAGGAACGCGTGATCTACGGCGACTCTGGCCACATCGGCATCGAAAAGCGTGAGGCGTTCAAGGACTGCGAAGCAGAGATGCGCATCGCCATGAAGCCCGGACAGCGCCGAGTTCTACCGGACACCCCAGAGGGAAGACTGCTGGATCTGATGGAGGCGGCGAAAGCACATGTCAGGGCAAAGGTGGAGCATCCATTTCGGATCATCAAGTGCCAGTTTGGATTTCGGAAGGTCTTCTACCGAGGCATCCGCAAGAACAACCTCAAGCTGACGATGCTGTTTGCCCTCGCCAATCTCTGGATGGTGCGCGAACGTTGTCCTTCTACAGCGTAA
- a CDS encoding type III polyketide synthase, with product MSLTIHGLGTALPPHRLAQGDAATIAARVALPEQEASPSKRRLVDTLHRRSGVATRHLVLEDLMGTIDGPDQSFFGSTSPGTGERMRRYSQQAPPLALRAVRAALEQAQVPSERLTHLVTVSCTGFHAPGVDLALMAAVPLRPSVARTHVGFMGCHAALNGLRVAAAFTGADPNACVLLCAVELCSLHLQYGWEADRIVANALFADGAAALVACGEGAAAGMESALGLRRLIASGSLLVPDSSEAMSWAIEDHGFVMGLSPQVPDLIAQHLRPWLEAWLAEQQLTLDAIGCWAVHPGGPRILSAVTDTLGLDPALIEPSRSVLRECGNMSSPTLLFILERLRRNGAAAPCLAMAFGPGLCVEVALLA from the coding sequence ATGTCCCTGACGATTCACGGCCTGGGTACAGCCCTTCCCCCGCATCGCCTGGCCCAGGGCGACGCCGCCACGATCGCCGCCCGGGTGGCCCTGCCGGAGCAGGAGGCTTCCCCGTCCAAGCGCCGGCTTGTTGACACCCTCCATCGACGCTCTGGGGTCGCTACGCGCCACCTCGTGCTGGAAGACCTGATGGGCACAATCGACGGTCCTGATCAGAGCTTCTTCGGCAGCACGAGCCCTGGCACCGGAGAGCGGATGCGTCGCTACAGCCAGCAAGCACCGCCTCTTGCCCTGCGGGCCGTGCGGGCTGCCCTGGAGCAGGCGCAGGTTCCCTCCGAACGCCTCACCCACCTGGTCACGGTCTCCTGCACGGGCTTCCATGCGCCCGGAGTTGATCTGGCCCTGATGGCCGCCGTGCCGCTGCGCCCCAGCGTGGCCCGCACCCATGTGGGGTTCATGGGATGTCACGCCGCCCTCAACGGGCTGCGGGTGGCGGCCGCCTTCACCGGCGCCGATCCCAACGCCTGCGTGTTGCTCTGCGCCGTCGAGCTCTGCAGCCTTCATCTGCAGTACGGCTGGGAGGCAGACAGGATCGTGGCCAATGCCCTGTTTGCCGATGGCGCCGCCGCTCTGGTGGCCTGCGGGGAAGGGGCAGCTGCTGGGATGGAATCCGCCCTGGGGCTGCGTCGCCTGATCGCCAGCGGCTCCCTCCTGGTGCCCGACAGCAGCGAAGCCATGTCCTGGGCGATTGAGGATCACGGCTTCGTCATGGGTCTGTCCCCCCAGGTCCCCGATCTGATCGCACAGCATCTGAGGCCCTGGCTGGAGGCGTGGTTGGCGGAGCAACAACTGACGCTTGACGCCATCGGCTGCTGGGCCGTGCATCCCGGTGGCCCCCGCATCCTCTCGGCGGTCACCGACACCCTTGGACTCGATCCCGCCCTGATCGAGCCCTCCCGATCGGTGCTGAGGGAGTGCGGCAACATGTCCTCCCCGACCCTGCTGTTCATCCTTGAGCGCCTGCGACGCAATGGCGCAGCAGCACCGTGCCTGGCGATGGCTTTCGGCCCGGGGCTCTGTGTCGAGGTGGCGCTGTTGGCGTGA
- a CDS encoding NAD(P)/FAD-dependent oxidoreductase: MSAPEWDVIVIGAGPAGALAAHQLVRQQLRVLLVEKRAFPRWKICGSCLNGVALKALEAAGLGHLLNELGAVPLGRIRLGLQGHQLELALPAGRSLSRGRLDLALCEAAVAAGAVLRSPCEATVAGCSPAGREVRLRSGDDVQTTSARVVLAASGLGSSALGPELPIETRISPRARIGAGCELKADVRGYGNGTIHMAIGRHGYVGLVRNEADALNLAAAFDRPHLVAAGGPAAAAAEVLAEAGFDPLPEATTSPWRATPALTRRSIPPAAKRLLLLGDAAGYVEPFTGEGMGWALVGALAVVPLVLQAQREWDHGIEREWARRHARLIGSRQRFCHGLAFALRRPGLSRAMLSAAERWPALTAPLLQHLDGANLQRITPEPCP; the protein is encoded by the coding sequence ATGAGCGCTCCCGAGTGGGACGTGATCGTGATCGGGGCCGGACCCGCTGGTGCGCTGGCCGCCCACCAGTTGGTGCGTCAGCAGCTGCGGGTGCTCCTGGTGGAAAAGCGAGCGTTCCCCCGCTGGAAGATCTGCGGCAGCTGCCTCAATGGCGTGGCCCTCAAGGCGCTGGAGGCGGCGGGACTGGGCCATCTGCTCAATGAACTGGGCGCTGTTCCACTCGGACGCATCCGGCTCGGTCTGCAAGGACATCAGCTGGAACTCGCCCTGCCGGCGGGCCGCTCACTCTCCCGGGGGCGCCTTGACCTGGCCCTGTGCGAAGCCGCCGTTGCTGCTGGCGCCGTGTTGCGTTCGCCGTGCGAGGCCACCGTGGCTGGCTGCTCCCCCGCCGGCCGGGAGGTGCGGCTGCGTTCCGGTGATGATGTGCAGACCACCAGCGCCCGGGTCGTGCTTGCGGCCTCGGGCCTGGGGAGCTCCGCTCTGGGTCCGGAGCTGCCGATCGAAACGCGGATCAGCCCCCGGGCCCGGATCGGCGCCGGCTGCGAGCTGAAGGCCGATGTGAGGGGCTACGGCAACGGCACGATCCACATGGCCATCGGCCGGCATGGCTACGTGGGCCTGGTGCGCAACGAAGCAGATGCCCTCAACCTGGCGGCGGCCTTCGATCGCCCCCATCTGGTGGCAGCCGGTGGGCCGGCCGCCGCCGCCGCCGAAGTGCTGGCCGAGGCAGGCTTTGATCCTCTGCCGGAAGCCACCACTTCCCCCTGGCGAGCCACGCCGGCTCTCACCCGACGCTCCATCCCCCCGGCGGCCAAACGGCTGCTGTTGCTGGGGGATGCGGCCGGCTACGTCGAGCCGTTCACGGGGGAGGGCATGGGCTGGGCCCTGGTGGGGGCACTGGCGGTCGTCCCGCTGGTGTTGCAGGCACAAAGGGAATGGGATCACGGCATCGAGCGGGAATGGGCCCGGCGCCATGCCCGCCTGATCGGCTCGCGTCAGCGCTTCTGCCATGGCCTGGCTTTTGCTCTGCGGCGCCCAGGCCTGAGCCGAGCCATGTTGTCTGCAGCAGAGCGCTGGCCTGCCCTGACGGCGCCCCTGCTCCAGCATCTCGATGGTGCCAACCTGCAAAGGATCACCCCAGAGCCATGTCCCTGA
- a CDS encoding methyltransferase domain-containing protein — MLLPSLAQRHRQPEWMDQPGIDPLAHSQALQGLRRINAFSGAVGSLFAPIRSLALEQNDKPLRVLDLACGGGDNTTALAERARREGLAIQVDGCDISPQAVAIATRNAEERALGTRFFQADALHGRIPEDYDVILCSLFLHHLDEDQALELLRRMAGASRCLVLVNDLIRSPLGYGLAWAGCRLLSRSPIVHFDGPVSVQGAFQLSEVRALATRAGLAGAGLRRSWPERYLLSWRRPGCSPQER; from the coding sequence ATGCTTCTCCCGTCCCTGGCCCAGCGGCACCGGCAACCCGAGTGGATGGACCAGCCCGGCATCGATCCGCTCGCCCACAGCCAGGCCCTGCAGGGTCTGCGCCGGATCAATGCCTTCAGCGGAGCTGTTGGATCCCTGTTCGCGCCGATCCGGTCCCTGGCCCTGGAACAGAATGACAAGCCGCTGCGGGTTCTGGATCTGGCCTGCGGCGGTGGGGACAACACCACCGCCCTGGCGGAACGGGCCCGCCGAGAAGGGCTCGCCATCCAGGTCGATGGCTGCGACATCAGCCCACAGGCGGTGGCTATCGCGACCCGGAACGCTGAAGAGCGGGCCTTGGGTACCCGGTTCTTCCAGGCCGACGCCCTCCACGGTCGCATCCCCGAGGACTATGACGTGATCCTCTGCAGCCTGTTTCTGCACCATCTCGATGAAGACCAGGCGCTGGAATTGCTGCGGCGAATGGCTGGCGCCAGCCGCTGCCTGGTCTTGGTCAATGACCTGATCCGCAGCCCCCTGGGCTACGGCTTGGCCTGGGCGGGCTGCCGACTGCTGAGTCGCTCCCCGATTGTTCATTTCGATGGTCCGGTCTCGGTGCAGGGTGCCTTTCAGTTGTCGGAAGTGCGGGCTCTGGCGACCCGGGCCGGTCTGGCAGGGGCTGGGCTGCGGCGCAGCTGGCCGGAGCGATATCTGCTGAGTTGGCGACGACCGGGCTGTTCGCCCCAGGAGCGATGA
- a CDS encoding VOC family protein gives MQFYRALLGVEPQSGLSAAHWRVPWPVGGWLELYAPSRNRPQLLRQGRLALCLQCQADGPGALAVLQAWISPALDLGATAEDPPRQQPFGAETWLQDPEGNRLPLLVIRSP, from the coding sequence GTGCAGTTCTATCGCGCTCTGCTGGGCGTTGAGCCGCAGTCAGGCTTGAGCGCCGCGCACTGGCGCGTGCCGTGGCCGGTCGGGGGCTGGCTGGAGCTCTACGCGCCATCCCGGAACAGGCCGCAGCTGCTCCGGCAGGGTCGCCTGGCGCTTTGTCTGCAATGTCAGGCCGATGGGCCGGGCGCCCTTGCCGTGCTCCAGGCCTGGATCAGCCCGGCCCTGGATCTGGGTGCCACCGCAGAAGATCCGCCGCGTCAGCAACCGTTCGGCGCCGAGACCTGGCTGCAGGATCCGGAGGGCAACCGATTGCCGCTGCTGGTGATCCGATCACCGTGA
- a CDS encoding acetolactate decarboxylase — protein MAIRIRGVFETFDLEQVAGTLVGFWTPSYARTINVPGYHLHLLSDDHRHAGHVLELQSRELELELHRESHLQLVLPESPAFLKADLSGDPAAALAKAEGDHKA, from the coding sequence GTGGCGATCCGCATCCGTGGGGTGTTCGAGACGTTCGATCTGGAGCAGGTGGCCGGCACCCTGGTGGGTTTCTGGACCCCCAGCTATGCCCGCACGATCAACGTGCCGGGCTACCACCTGCACCTGCTCAGCGACGACCACCGCCATGCCGGTCATGTGCTGGAGCTGCAGAGCCGGGAGCTGGAGCTTGAGCTGCACCGCGAGAGTCACCTGCAGCTGGTGTTACCGGAATCGCCCGCGTTCCTCAAGGCGGATCTCAGCGGCGATCCGGCGGCGGCCCTGGCCAAAGCCGAGGGGGATCACAAGGCTTGA
- a CDS encoding IS5 family transposase produces MYVFQHTGQLSIEEFHSPFGGKLDPNNRWVLLHKLILWIQLESHYAPQFSAKTGAPAKPFQMAFGALYIQRRLGVTDRETVELITESPYLQFFIGLSGYQPLPPFDASMMVHFRKRIGPELIKVCNAMTKANGIAMIQEMLATCEQEDGMTAEDHKQLAAIEEELGVKPASLDPGSNWGTLILDATCVPDDIPYPVDLRLLAESRDTTEKVIDELFKQLQGKIPRKPRCNSVKAHNLFLVIIKKKKPSREEIREAKRFQLNEISRNLRAIDGMIYCGAELSGLGSQLYRKLLIASEVARQQQEMYNADSRRIDDRIVNLMKPHVRPIVRGKAGKKTEFGAKISISDDNGFVDVDRISWDNYNEANDLITRAEQYKEERGYYPARICADSIYMTSGSKKFCEANKIRVSGRPRKKQVEAEVQTAEQQELFKSDMRKRSVIEGRIGTGKRKYGLDRILTKLVETSRTVITMAFFVMNVEKIMRLLRLLFAIFVSVYILMLGLCTVRCRPALLWAA; encoded by the coding sequence ATGTACGTTTTTCAGCACACCGGTCAGCTGTCGATTGAGGAGTTTCACTCGCCCTTTGGCGGGAAGCTCGATCCCAACAACCGCTGGGTTCTGCTCCACAAGTTGATTCTGTGGATTCAACTGGAAAGCCACTACGCGCCCCAGTTCAGCGCCAAGACAGGAGCCCCAGCCAAGCCCTTCCAGATGGCGTTCGGTGCGCTCTACATCCAACGACGATTGGGAGTGACGGATCGAGAGACGGTGGAGCTGATCACGGAATCACCCTATCTGCAATTTTTCATTGGCTTGAGCGGTTACCAGCCCCTGCCGCCGTTTGACGCCTCCATGATGGTGCACTTTCGCAAGCGAATTGGCCCTGAGCTGATCAAGGTCTGCAATGCTATGACCAAGGCCAACGGGATCGCAATGATTCAGGAGATGCTCGCTACTTGCGAGCAGGAAGACGGCATGACTGCAGAGGATCACAAGCAGCTTGCGGCCATTGAGGAAGAGCTGGGGGTGAAGCCAGCATCGCTCGATCCTGGCAGCAACTGGGGAACTCTGATCCTTGATGCAACCTGCGTGCCTGATGACATCCCCTACCCAGTGGACTTGAGGCTGCTTGCTGAGTCCCGGGACACAACGGAGAAGGTCATTGACGAGTTGTTCAAGCAGTTACAGGGCAAGATTCCCCGCAAGCCGCGCTGCAATAGCGTAAAAGCTCATAACCTATTCCTGGTTATCATCAAAAAGAAAAAGCCAAGCCGTGAGGAGATCCGGGAGGCGAAACGCTTCCAGCTCAACGAGATCAGCCGTAATCTCAGAGCAATTGACGGCATGATCTATTGCGGTGCAGAGCTTTCGGGGCTTGGTTCACAGCTGTACCGCAAGCTGCTGATCGCCAGTGAAGTCGCCCGGCAGCAACAGGAGATGTATAACGCTGACAGCCGGCGCATCGATGACAGGATCGTGAATCTGATGAAGCCACATGTAAGACCGATCGTGCGAGGCAAGGCGGGCAAGAAAACCGAGTTCGGGGCCAAGATTTCAATTTCTGATGACAATGGCTTTGTCGATGTGGATCGGATCAGCTGGGACAACTACAATGAAGCCAACGATCTGATCACACGTGCCGAGCAATACAAGGAAGAGCGAGGATACTACCCGGCCCGGATCTGTGCCGATTCAATCTATATGACATCTGGAAGCAAGAAGTTCTGTGAGGCTAATAAAATCAGAGTCAGCGGCCGCCCACGCAAGAAGCAGGTCGAAGCCGAGGTGCAGACAGCAGAGCAGCAAGAGCTGTTCAAATCAGACATGAGAAAGCGTTCCGTGATCGAGGGAAGAATCGGGACGGGCAAGCGGAAATACGGACTGGATCGAATCCTAACCAAGTTGGTTGAAACATCAAGAACAGTGATCACGATGGCGTTCTTTGTCATGAATGTCGAGAAGATCATGAGGCTACTGCGCCTCTTGTTCGCTATTTTTGTCTCTGTGTACATCCTGATGCTTGGTTTGTGCACTGTCCGGTGCCGTCCAGCGCTTCTGTGGGCTGCTTAG
- a CDS encoding IS5 family transposase: MYRREHRYQLSFEDFFLPFGGKLSGDNRWIKLAELIPWDELEDDYAAQFCKGFGAPAKPFRMALGALIIKTRLGLTDEELVEQIKENPYLQFFIGLEAFQSSAPFDPSMMVYFRKRLPEAIVNECNERIVRHGLKMIRSSDPQGTGDDDGSGGSTSPPDQPKPSLQKQPNQGSLLIDATCAPVDIRHPTDLSLLNEAREVTEILIDAMHPQVRERFGYKPRTHRKKARQQFLAVAKKKKPRISKIRKAIKQQLGHLKRNLASVDALIACGGSLLAAGRHIYRKLLVISELVRQQTILYHADSRSIPDRIVSLCQAHIRPIVRGKARCNVEFGAKISISVTGEGFTFLDRLSYDPYNEGEDLKGQAISYRRRHGHYPMVICADQIYRTRSNRAFCQRHGIRLSGPRLGRPKNDPELVAAEKQQFIDDQRQRNAVEGKIGQGKRRFGLGLIREKLAVTQGSTIALNILVMNLEKLLELLFVLFASWLQLLLCNQPGKGSPFVCVSTHLSPT; encoded by the coding sequence ATGTATCGGCGTGAGCATCGTTATCAGCTCTCGTTCGAAGACTTCTTCCTGCCGTTTGGCGGCAAACTCTCCGGTGATAATCGGTGGATCAAGCTGGCTGAGCTCATTCCGTGGGATGAACTGGAGGACGACTACGCAGCGCAATTCTGTAAGGGCTTTGGAGCACCGGCAAAACCCTTTCGCATGGCACTGGGTGCCTTGATCATCAAGACCCGTCTCGGGCTCACGGATGAAGAACTGGTGGAGCAGATCAAGGAAAACCCCTATCTCCAGTTTTTCATTGGCTTGGAAGCGTTCCAGTCTTCGGCGCCGTTTGATCCATCGATGATGGTGTATTTCCGCAAGCGCTTGCCAGAAGCGATTGTGAATGAATGCAATGAAAGGATTGTGCGCCACGGCCTGAAAATGATTCGCTCATCAGATCCCCAGGGCACAGGGGATGACGACGGCAGTGGCGGATCGACCAGTCCTCCCGACCAACCAAAGCCATCCTTGCAGAAGCAGCCGAATCAGGGTTCACTCTTGATCGATGCCACCTGTGCGCCGGTGGATATCCGTCATCCCACCGATCTATCCCTGCTCAATGAAGCCAGGGAGGTGACTGAGATCCTGATTGATGCGATGCATCCCCAGGTCAGGGAACGCTTCGGCTACAAGCCGCGTACACACCGCAAAAAGGCGAGGCAGCAGTTTCTTGCAGTGGCCAAAAAGAAGAAGCCAAGGATCAGCAAGATCCGCAAAGCGATCAAGCAGCAGCTTGGTCACCTCAAGCGGAATCTGGCAAGCGTTGACGCCCTGATCGCCTGTGGTGGCAGCCTTCTGGCCGCCGGACGGCATATCTACCGGAAGTTGCTGGTGATCAGCGAGCTGGTCCGCCAGCAGACTATTCTCTATCACGCAGACAGCAGAAGCATCCCAGATCGCATCGTCAGCCTCTGCCAGGCACATATCAGGCCGATTGTCCGCGGGAAAGCTCGTTGCAATGTTGAGTTCGGAGCCAAGATCTCAATCTCTGTCACCGGCGAGGGATTCACCTTCCTCGATCGCCTGAGTTATGACCCCTACAACGAAGGAGAAGACCTCAAGGGTCAAGCGATTTCCTATCGGCGTCGCCATGGTCACTATCCGATGGTGATTTGTGCTGACCAGATCTACCGCACAAGATCGAACCGTGCCTTCTGCCAGCGCCATGGAATCCGTTTGAGTGGCCCGCGACTTGGACGGCCGAAGAACGATCCTGAATTGGTGGCTGCCGAGAAGCAGCAGTTCATCGATGACCAGCGCCAAAGGAATGCCGTTGAAGGCAAGATCGGCCAAGGCAAGAGGCGTTTTGGACTGGGCCTGATTCGTGAGAAGCTCGCTGTGACCCAGGGTTCAACCATTGCACTCAATATTCTGGTGATGAACCTCGAGAAGCTGCTGGAGCTTCTTTTTGTTCTTTTTGCGTCCTGGCTGCAACTTCTCCTGTGCAATCAACCAGGCAAGGGGTCCCCATTCGTGTGTGTGAGCACTCATCTCAGCCCCACATGA